Proteins encoded by one window of Aspergillus chevalieri M1 DNA, chromosome 6, nearly complete sequence:
- the YKT6 gene encoding palmitoyltransferase YKT6 (BUSCO:EOG09264CP4;~COG:U;~EggNog:ENOG410PFNM;~InterPro:IPR010908,IPR042855,IPR001388,IPR011012;~PFAM:PF00957,PF13774;~go_component: GO:0016021 - integral component of membrane [Evidence IEA];~go_process: GO:0016192 - vesicle-mediated transport [Evidence IEA]) codes for MKIFYIGVLRNDSKPALELCGERDLSSFSRFTRDSYNEFMMLFCKTVAERTNPGQRLDIEEKSYTFHAYGRTEGVAGIIISDGDYPALVAHQLLSKVVDEFLAKYPRTSFSDPSARENSCPLPQLKDYIVKFQDPGQADSIMKIQQELDETKIVLHKTIEGVLERGEKIDSLVQKSDGLSAQSKMFYTQAKKQNSCCTIM; via the exons ATGAAGATCTTCTACATCGGT GTCCTGCGAAACGACAGCAAACCCGCCCTCGAACTCTGCGGCGAACGAGACCTCAGCTCCTTTTCGCGATTCACACGTGACAGCTACAATGAGTTCATGATGCTGTTCTGCAAGACGGTGGCGGAGCGTACGAACCCCGGCCAACGACTTGACATTGAGGAGAAGTCGTACACGTTCCACGCCTACGGCCGGACCGAAGGCGTGGCTGGTATCATCATTTCGGACGGCGATTACCCAGCGCTCGTTGCGCACCAGCTTCTGTCGAAGGTTGTCGATGAGTTCTTGGCTAAATACCCCCGGACGAGCTTTTCGGACCCGTCTGCGCGCGAGAACTCGTGCCCGCTGCCGCAGTTGAAGGACTACATTGTCAAGTTCCAGGACCCTGGTCAGGCGGACAGCATTATGAAGATTCAGCAGGAGTTGGATGAGACGAAGATTGTGCTTCACAAGACTATTGAGGG TGTCCTAGAGCGAGGCGAGAAGATTGACAGTCTTGTCCAGAAGAGTGATGGTCTGAGCGCACAGAGCAAGATGTTTTATACTCAG GCCAAAAAGCAAAACTCGTGCTGCACCATTATGTGA
- a CDS encoding cytochrome P450 (COG:Q;~EggNog:ENOG410PKUU;~InterPro:IPR001128,IPR002401,IPR036396;~PFAM:PF00067;~SECRETED:SignalP(1-20);~go_function: GO:0005506 - iron ion binding [Evidence IEA];~go_function: GO:0016705 - oxidoreductase activity, acting on paired donors, with incorporation or reduction of molecular oxygen [Evidence IEA];~go_function: GO:0020037 - heme binding [Evidence IEA];~go_process: GO:0055114 - oxidation-reduction process [Evidence IEA]) has translation MAVPIVIYLLIALISWHMLSQFASRRLPPGPRPLPLIGNIHQLWSPVPWKVIQAWHKQYGPLITIKVGPIPIICIGSYDVVRDLYERRGRIYSSRPRMTFLNECMFEGHFPAAQPDGPNLRTLHRLQHAVLNKNATDSYRCVQDLESKQVLHELVFRPEGFKTHFERYASSITYLLLFGKRIVHPDAQEKQELDRFLRLFVEANALSDSLLDIFPFLNHLPEPLASWKAKGKQINQEIKRIMNTSLQQRQGWNWVEHIIHRQEASNLSPEALQCLLFELYLASSITTHILLQLLVKACTLHPEAMRRMQIEIDSVVGDQRLPNFDDEQNLPYLKGFINEVLRYYPLVTMGVPRTTTEYDEYMGYRIPKGSIIVANNWGLDRDEDRFHCPDEFRPERWIERPGSRVAVFGFGRRACSGERLGRASLFIVLARCVWGYDIVPGPEFNEGQKQESGNSVISIPMVNAEFRLRSPERREIIQEEQLLAEKDEGKIMADLETSVSRRSA, from the coding sequence atggctgTCCCAATAGTCATCTATCTCCTCATCGCCCTAATCTCCTGGCATATGTTGAGCCAGTTCGCCTCACGACGTCTTCCTCCCGGCCCTAGACCCCTACCTCTGATCGGAAACATCCATCAGCTCTGGAGCCCAGTTCCGTGGAAAGTCATCCAGGCGTGGCACAAGCAGTACGGTCCTCTTATCACGATCAAAGTCGGTCCCATACCCATCATCTGCATCGGTAGCTACGATGTCGTTCGAGACCTGTACGAAAGGCGAGGCCGGATCTACAGCTCTCGTCCACGGATGACATTCCTCAATGAATGCATGTTCGAAGGTCATTTTCCGGCGGCACAGCCCGATGGTCCGAATCTGAGGACCTTGCATCGTCTACAACATGCTGTGTTGAACAAGAATGCTACGGACTCGTACCGCTGCGTTCAGGATTTGGAGAGCAAGCAGGTGTTGCATGAGCTGGTCTTCCGGCCGGAGGGTTTCAAGACGCATTTCGAGCGGTATGCGTCGAGTATTACGTACCTTCTGCTATTCGGAAAACGCATCGTTCATCCCGATGCGCAAGAGAAACAAGAGCTCGACCGGTTTCTGCGTCTTTTTGTCGAAGCAAATGCACTCTCAGACTCTCTGCTCGATATTTTCCCCTTCCTAAACCACCTTCCCGAGCCTCTTGCGTCGTGGAAAGCGAAGGGAAAGCAGATCAACCAGGAGATAAAAAGAATCATGAATACCTCACTACAACAACGACAAGGTTGGAACTGGGTCGAACATATCATTCATCGCCAAGAAGCCTCAAACTTGTCACCTGAAGCATTGCAATGCCTCCTTTTCGAACTTTACCTCGCCAGTTCAATAACAACACATATCCTCCTTCAGCTTCTAGTCAAAGCCTGCACACTCCACCCAGAGGCAATGAGACGGATGCAAATCGAGATCGACAGTGTTGTTGGCGACCAGCGACTCCCGAACTTTGACGACGAGCAGAATCTACCGTACTTGAAAGGCTTCATCAACGAAGTACTCCGCTATTACCCTCTCGTCACTATGGGCGTACCTCGTACTACAACGGAATATGATGAATACATGGGATACCGCATTCCGAAAGGATCCATCATTGTGGCCAATAACTGGGGTCTTGACAGAGATGAAGATCGATTTCACTGTCCTGATGAATTTCGGCCTGAGCGGTGGATTGAGAGACCCGGTTCGCGCGTGGCTGTATTTGGATTCGGTCGCCGGGCTTGTTCGGGTGAGCGGTTAGGACGTGCTTCACTGTTTATCGTTCTCGCTAGATGTGTCTGGGGCTACGACATTGTTCCCGGTCCTGAGTTCAATGAGGGACAGAAACAGGAAAGTGGAAATTCGGTGATTAGCATCCCCATGGTGAATGCTGAGTTCCGCCTTCGAAGTCCAGAGCGTCGCGAGATAATCCAAGAAGAGCAGCTATTGGCTGAGAAGGACGAGGGCAAGATTATGGCGGATCTCGAAACGAGTGTGAGCCGGCGGTCTGCCTGA
- a CDS encoding short chain dehydrogenase/reductase family protein (COG:Q;~EggNog:ENOG410PKTH;~InterPro:IPR036291,IPR002347;~PFAM:PF08659,PF00106,PF13561;~go_process: GO:0055114 - oxidation-reduction process [Evidence IEA]), whose translation MQSILKPVIGPKKEMHDLGGRVALITGGALGIGYQVARTFVLNGARVIMVNRKEDQGQDAIDKIKQEAGPTAQIEWMECDMGNFKQIKDTFTSLREREVRLDLLILSAGINVNQYGETHDKIDRHFQVNWLGQFYVCNLLYPLLRKTSKLPETPAPRIVWETSEQHRMAPSVVHFGSMEEINDPEVGNLELYGRTKLAIILGVKYGFLDRVIKPNNDDIYVLSVHPGAVNTSMQQQWKDAYPGLFGKLLTTMMLAIGRDPEQGAFSALWAATSPEIEEKGWNGYYFSDSCQPGKESKQASDPKLGSALWDLTQRTIKDKVGDDALADWNAA comes from the exons ATGCAATCCATCTTGAAACCAGTGATCGGACCAAAGAAGGAGATGCACGACCTCGGCGGTCGAGTCGCACTGATCACAGGCGGCGCGTTGGGCATTGG GTACCAAGTCGCACGCACATTCGTCCTCAACGGCGCCCGAGTAATCATGGTGAACCGTAAAGAAGACCAAGGCCAAGATGCTATCGACAAAATCAAGCAAGAAGCCGGCCCAACGGCGCAGATCGAATGGATGGAATGCGATATGGGCAATTTCAAGCAAATCAAGGATACTTTTACAAGTCTGCGGGAGCGGGAAGTGCGCTTGGATCTGCTCATCCTCTCAGCGGGTATCAACGTGAACCAATATGGCGAAACACATGACAAAATTGATCGCCATTTTCAGGTTAACTGGCTTGGACAGTTCTACGTGTGTAACCTGCTGTATCCGCTTTTGCGGAAGACATCCAAGTTGCCTGAAACTCCTGCTCCAAGGATTGTTTGGGAGACGTCTGAACAGCATCGCATGGCGCCGTCGGTGGTGCATTTTGGGTCGATGGAAGAAATCAATGACCCGGAAGTCGGGAACCTCGAGCTGTACGGACGGACGAAGCTGGCGATTATTCTGGGAGTCAAGTATGGATTTCTGGATCGAGTGATCAAGCCCAATAACGACGATATTTATGTGCTTTCCGTGCATCCCGGCGCT GTCAACACTTCAATGCAGCAGCAATGGAAAGATGCATATCCCGGACTATTCGGAAAGCTTTTGACAACAATGATGCTGGCGATTGGCCGAGACCCCGAGCAAGGTGCGTTCAGTGCTCTGTGGGCTGCAACAAGCCCCGAAATCGAAGAGAAAGGATGGAACGGGTATTACTTCTCCGACAGCTGCCAGCCAGGAAAGGAGTCGAAACAGGCATCTGATCCGAAGTTGGGGTCTGCGCTGTGGGATCTCACGCAGCGGACTATCAAGGACAAGGTTGGCGATGATGCACTGGCGGATTGGAATGCCGCTTGA
- a CDS encoding RNA helicase SLH1 (COG:A;~EggNog:ENOG410PGAG;~InterPro:IPR014756,IPR004179,IPR027417,IPR003593, IPR035892,IPR001650,IPR036390,IPR014001,IPR011545;~PFAM:PF02889,PF00271,PF04851,PF00270;~go_function: GO:0003676 - nucleic acid binding [Evidence IEA];~go_function: GO:0005524 - ATP binding [Evidence IEA]), with protein MDDVGSSESQWLVQLAAMREAIADLKLPKDPAPEQLTYGSDLELDLDDDYSSPGTVDDIWDVISSDDETSDDLDDINGVPLPSTTGYDQIWLEEKCYDLAARQGLDPADIAQQITAVLASDSGDDELQMSLAEIVGFDDLELVIDLIAHRGEILASNGKGSQAQTDGLAAGKLQTKAEREQALRQQDYEHKNAALLPAQTRSEPKYPHVFKQHDSRNTLALGGKRYGLPLGSEQSEEKNYTEISVPATKVGTLGVNRKLVQIASLDGLCQGTFKGYKTLNRMQSLLYDVAYKTNENMLICAPTGAGKTDAAMLTILSAIGKNTVPNPAEEPTATEFAVQVDDFKIVYVAPMKALAAEVTEKLGKRLAWLGIKARELTGDMQLSKREIMETQIIVTTPEKWDVVTRKSTGDTELVQKVRLLIIDEVHMLHDERGAVIESLVARTQRQVESTQSLIRIVGLSATLPNYIDVADFLKVNKMAGLFYFDQSFRPVPLEQHFVGVKGKPGSKQSRENLDVVSFEKVRAMLEQGHQVMVFVHSRKDTVLTARMLRQLAIEDGCENLFSCHEHEDYSTALRDMKHARAKELRDLFASGFGTHHAGMSRSDRNLVERLFGEGLMKVLCCTATLAWGVNLPAAAVVIKGTQLYNPQEGKFVDLGILDVLQIFGRAGRPQFQDTGIGFICTTHDKLHHYLSAVTSQQPIESRFSSRLVDNLNAEISLGTVTSVAEAVQWLGYSYLFVRMKREPRNYGIEYEELLDDPMLVQRRRQLIIQAAHVLQKSQMIIFNEKTEELRAKDVGRIASQYYVLQTSIEIFNELMRAQAGEADVLRMISMSGEFDNIQSRDNEAKELIKLRDESIATEVAEGVDTPQAKTNILLQSYISRARVEDFALVSDTGYVAQNAARICRALFMIALNRRWGYQCQVLLSLCKSIEKQVWPFNHPFHQFDLPQPILKNLDERLPSSSIESMREMETAELGQLVHNTRMGKTLSKLVDNFPTLSVEAEIAPLNRDVLRIRLCLYPEFMWNDRHHGASESYWIWVENSETSEIYHHEYFILSRKKLHDDHELNFTIPLSDPLPSQIYVRAISDRWLGAETVTPISFQHLIRPDTESVYTDLLNLQPLPISALKNPILEELYGQRFQYFNPMQTQIFHVLYHTAANVLLGSPTGSGKTIAAELAMWWAFRERPGSKVVYIAPMKALVRERVQDWKSRLTGPMGLKLVELTGDNTPDTRTIRDADIIITTPEKWDGISRSWQTRDYVRKVSLVIIDEIHLLGGDRGPILEIIVSRMNYIASQSKGSVRLMGMSTACANASDLGNWLGVKEGLFNFRHSVRPVPLEIFIDGFPHQRGFCPLMQSMNRPTFLAIKNHSPEKPVIVFVASRRQTRLTAKDLINYVGMEDDPRRWVRMSEDDLELNLARVKDDILREALSFGIGLHHAGLVESDRQLSEELFANNKIQVLVATSTLAWGVNLPAHLVVVKGTQYFDAKIEGYKDMDLTDVLQMLGRAGRPQFDSSGIARIFTQDSKKAFYKHFLHTGFPVESTLHKVLDNHLGAEVSAGTITTKQDALDYLTWTFFFRRLHKNPSYYGLEISAEEHNTMAAQTIAQDFMIDLVDKSLGDLAESSCVVFDSNTGEVDATPFGKIMSYYYLSHKTVRYLMTHAKPNPTFQDVLSWMCSATEFDDLPVRHNEDLINAELARNLPLTVESMGDLPMWDPHVKAFLLLQAYMSRIDLPISDYVGDQTSVLDQGIRIIQASIDTMAELGYLPACRMLIALLQCIKSARWPEDNPLSILPGIDVGEKPHRAIPKSLVALSSLPAGAISSLTKETRLPVAQFSKAASFLPQLSLSISKVSSTGITVSLNRRKRHPDSEFRIYAPKFPKPQTEGYFLIISTATPDGKDGELLALKRVSWPPQNGFGSRSGNGQGGSNNNSNRDKNNNGPYVRSSVKFPEQLLEEYMASGKGVNVRVISDSYLGMEWSLDNVEVKLDSGKGKQIVEEPSVPEKA; from the coding sequence ATGGATGATGTGGGCTCCTCAGAGTCCCAGTGGCTGGTCCAGCTGGCCGCAATGCGCGAGGCTATTGCAGATTTGAAGCTTCCCAAGGACCCCGCCCCAGAGCAGCTTACTTACGGTAGCGATTTGGAGTTGGACCTGGATGACGATTATTCATCCCCCGGAACGGTCGATGATATTTGGGACGTGATCAGCTCCGATGACGAGACCAGCGATGACCTTGACGATATCAATGGTGTACCTCTCCCCTCGACGACAGGCTATGATCAAATCTGGTTGGAAGAGAAATGCTATGATTTAGCTGCACGACAAGGCCTTGACCCGGCCGATATTGCTCAGCAAATTACTGCAGTGCTTGCATCGGACAGCGGCGATGACGAGCTACAAATGTCCTTGGCTGAAATAGTCGGATTTGATGATCTGGAATTGGTCATAGATCTGATCGCCCACCGAGGAGAGATTCTGGCAAGTAATGGTAAGGGATCTCAGGCTCAGACAGATGGGCTGGCAGCAGGAAAACTGCAAACCAAAGCAGAGCGAGAGCAGGCTCTACGGCAACAGGATTACGAACACAAGAACGCCGCCTTACTACCAGCCCAGACGAGATCGGAACCGAAATATCCTCACGTCTTCAAACAGCACGACTCGCGTAACACCCTTGCGCTAGGAGGAAAGAGGTACGGACTGCCACTAGGAAGCGAGCAATCGGAGGAGAAGAATTATACCGAAATCAGTGTCCCGGCAACTAAAGTAGGCACATTGGGAGTCAACCGGAAGCTTGTGCAGATTGCGAGTTTGGATGGGCTATGTCAGGGTACCTTCAAAGGATACAAGACCCTGAATCGGATGCAAAGCTTGCTCTACGATGTAGCCTACAAAACGAACGAGAACATGCTCATCTGCGCTCCCACCGGTGCAGGTAAAACTGACGCCgccatgttgacaatctTGAGCGCGATTGGCAAGAATACTGTTCCTAACCCGGCCGAGGAACCGACTGCGACTGAATTTGCTGTCCAGGTGGATGATTTCAAGATCGTCTATGTTGCACCGATGAAGGCGCTGGCGGCTGAAGTCACGGAAAAATTGGGAAAACGACTTGCCTGGCTAGGAATCAAGGCTCGTGAACTTACTGGAGATATGCAGTTGTCGAAACGGGAGATCATGGAGACTCAAATTATTGTGACAACCCCTGAAAAATGGGACGTTGTGACACGGAAGAGCACGGGAGACACTGAGCTGGTTCAAAAGGTGCGCCTGTTGATTATCGATGAAGTTCACATGCTTCACGACGAGCGTGGTGCAGTTATCGAGTCATTGGTAGCTCGGACCCAGAGACAAGTTGAAAGTACCCAGTCTCTTATCCGCATAGTTGGTCTATCCGCCACTTTACCGAACTATATTGATGTTGCCGACTTTCTCAAAGTCAATAAAATGGCCGGTCTCTTCTATTTCGACCAGTCATTTCGACCTGTACCTCTCGAGCAGCATTTCGTTGGTGTCAAAGGCAAACCAGGTTCCAAGCAATCGCGTGAAAACTTAGATGTGGTGTCTTTCGAAAAGGTGCGCGCCATGTTGGAACAAGGGCATCAAGTCATGGTTTTCGTCCATTCCAGAAAAGATACAGTCTTGACTGCTCGCATGCTGCGGCAATTGGCTATTGAAGATGGTTGCGAAAATTTATTCAGTTGTCATGAGCACGAGGACTATTCAACAGCTCTCAGGGACATGAAGCACGCTCGTGCGAAAGAACTGAGAGATCTGTTTGCCAGTGGGTTTGGTACTCACCATGCGGGAATGAGTCGGAGTGACCGTAACCTGGTAGAACGCTTGTTTGGCGAAGGTCTGATGAAAGTGCTCTGTTGTACGGCCACTCTTGCTTGGGGTGTTAACCTtccggctgctgctgtggtAATCAAGGGGACGCAGTTATACAACCCGCAAGAGGGTAAATTTGTCGACCTCGGAATCCTCGATGTCTTGCAGATCTTCGGTCGTGCTGGTCGTCCGCAATTCCAAGATACTGGTATTGGATTCATTTGTACGACACATGATAAATTACATCATTATCTCTCAGCGGTTACCTCGCAGCAGCCAATTGAGTCTCGTTTCTCCAGCAGGCTTGTTGACAATCTGAACGCCGAGATCTCGCTTGGTACCGTCACTTCTGTTGCTGAAGCGGTTCAGTGGCTGGGATACTCCTATCTCTTTGTGCGTATGAAGCGTGAGCCGCGCAACTATGGTATCGAGTATGAGGAATTGCTGGACGATCCCATGTTGGTTCAGAGACGTCGTCAGTTAATTATTCAAGCTGCGCACGTTCTCCAGAAAAGCCAGATGATTATCTTTAATGAAAAGACTGAGGAACTTCGAGCGAAGGATGTCGGGCGTATTGCAAGCCAGTACTACGTTCTGCAAACCAGTATCGAGATTTTCAATGAGCTTATGCGCGCCCAGGCCGGTGAAGCTGATGTGCTGAGAATGATCAGTATGAGTGGTGAATTCGACAATATTCAATCCAGGGACAATGAGGCCAAGGAGCTTATCAAGTTGCGTGATGAGTCAATTGCAACGGAGGTAGCAGAGGGAGTCGATACCCCTCAGGCAAAGACGAATATCTTGCTCCAGTCCTATATCTCCCGCGCTAGAGTTGAAGATTTTGCATTGGTGTCTGACACTGGCTATGTGGCGCAGAACGCGGCGCGTATTTGCCGTGCTCTCTTCATGATTGCCTTGAATCGTCGTTGGGGTTACCAATGCCAGGTGCTGTTGTCCTTGTGCAAGTCTATCGAGAAACAGGTCTGGCCTTTCAACCACCCCTTCCATCAATTTGACCTGCCTCAGCCCATTCTCAAAAATTTGGATGAGAGACTGCCTTCTTCGTCCATTGAGTCGATGAGGGAGATGGAAACTGCGGAATTGGGACAACTTGTTCACAATACCCGTATGGGAAAGACACTGTCTAAGCTCGTTGACAACTTCCCGACTCTCAGCGTCGAGGCCGAAATTGCACCTCTGAACCGGGATGTCTTACGCATTCGCTTGTGCCTTTACCCCGAGTTCATGTGGAATGATAGGCACCATGGTGCTTCCGAATCTTACTGGATTTGGGTAGAGAACTCGGAGACATCAGAGATCTATCACCATGAGTACTTCATCCTTAGCCGGAAGAAGTTGCACGACGACCACGAGCTGAACTTCACCATTCCTTTGTCCGACCCGTTACCAAGTCAGATTTACGTTCGTGCTATTTCAGACCGATGGTTGGGCGCAGAGACCGTGACGCCAATCTCATTCCAGCATCTGATCCGCCCAGACACGGAGAGCGTATATACGGACCTTCTCAACCTCCAGCCACTGCCAATTTCTGCCCTTAAGAATCCGATTCTTGAGGAGCTCTATGGGCAGCGTTTCCAATACTTCAATCCTATGCAGACCCAAATCTTCCATGTTCTTTACCACACCGCAGCCAACGTTCTTCTCGGATCACCCACCGGTAGTGGAAAGACCATTGCCGCAGAATTGGCTATGTGGTGGGCATTCAGGGAAAGGCCGGGGTCAAAGGTTGTTTACATTGCACCGATGAAGGCACTTGTCCGCGAACGTGTTCAGGACTGGAAGAGTCGTCTCACAGGACCTATGGGCCTAAAGCTGGTCGAGTTGACTGGTGATAACACGCCTGACACGCGGACGATCAGAGATGCTGATATCATTATCACGACTCCTGAAAAGTGGGACGGTATCTCTCGTAGCTGGCAGACAAGAGATTATGTCCGGAAAGTCAGTCTCGTGATCATTGATGAGATTCATTTGCTGGGTGGTGATCGAGGTCCGATTCTGGAGATCATTGTGTCTCGTATGAACTACATTGCTTCGCAGTCGAAAGGCTCCGTTCGTCTTATGGGAATGTCGACCGCTTGCGCTAATGCGAGCGACTTGGGAAACTGGCTGGGTGTCAAAGAAGGACTTTTCAACTTTAGACATTCTGTTCGACCTGTTCCGCTCGAGATCTTCATTGACGGCTTCCCTCACCAGCGAGGCTTCTGCCCGTTGATGCAGTCGATGAATCGACCCACCTTCCTGGCGATCAAGAATCACTCCCCTGAAAAGCCGGTCATCGTTTTCGTTGCGTCCCGTAGGCAAACACGGTTGACCGCGAAGGATTTAATCAACTATGTTGGAATGGAGGATGATCCGCGTCGTTGGGTCCGTATGTCCGAGGACGATCTTGAGTTGAACCTTGCCAGGGTCAAAGATGATATCCTCCGGGAGGCGCTAAGCTTCGGTATTGGGCTGCACCATGCTGGTCTGGTGGAGTCTGACCGTCAGCTGTCTGAGGAACTATTCGCAAACAACAAAATTCAAGTTCTCGTGGCGACGAGTACTCTTGCATGGGGTGTCAACCTTCCCGCGCATCTTGTCGTAGTCAAGGGAACGCAGTATTTCGACGCGAAGATCGAAGGGTACAAGGATATGGACTTGACCGATGTCTTGCAGATGCTTGGTCGTGCGGGACGTCCACAGTTCGATTCGTCTGGTATTGCTCGTATCTTTACGCAAGACTCGAAGAAGGCATTCTACAAGCACTTCCTGCATACTGGATTCCCCGTCGAGTCTACTCTGCACAAGGTGTTGGATAACCACTTGGGAGCTGAAGTTTCGGCGGGAACTATCACGACAAAGCAAGATGCTCTTGACTACCTGACTTGGACATTCTTCTTCCGTCGGCTGCACAAGAACCCGTCATACTATGGTCTCGAGATATCTGCAGAGGAACACAACACTATGGCTGCCCAGACTATAGCGCAGGACTTCATGATCGACCTGGTTGACAAATCCCTTGGCGATCTGGCAGAGTCATCATGTGTGGTCTTCGACTCCAATACCGGAGAAGTCGACGCCACTCCTTTCGGCAAGATCATGAGTTACTACTACCTTTCGCACAAGACCGTCAGATATCTTATGACACACGCGAAGCCGAACCCAACGTTCCAGGATGTTCTGAGCTGGATGTGCTCAGCGACCGAATTCGACGATCTGCCTGTTAGACACAACGAGGACCTGATAAACGCAGAGCTAGCTCGCAACTTGCCTCTGACGGTCGAGTCAATGGGCGATCTCCCTATGTGGGATCCCCACGTCAAGGCCTTCCTGCTGCTCCAGGCATACATGTCGAGAATCGATCTCCCGATTTCCGATTATGTAGGTGACCAGACATCCGTCTTGGACCAGGGTATCCGTATCATCCAGGCATCCATCGATACAATGGCCGAACTGGGCTACCTTCCCGCTTGCCGGATGTTGATTGCTCTGCTGCAATGCATCAAATCAGCCCGCTGGCCCGAGGACAACCCGCTCTCGATCCTCCCAGGCATCGACGTCGGCGAGAAGCCCCACCGTGCCATTCCGAAATCTCTCGTTGCGCTCTCGTCCCTTCCCGCGGGTGCTATCAGCTCATTAACCAAGGAAACAAGACTCCCAGTTGCACAGTTCAGCAAGGCTGCTTCCTTCCTGCCGCAGCTCTCGCTTTCCATCTCGAAGGTGTCCTCGACTGGTATTACCGTCTCCCTGAACCGCCGCAAACGCCACCCCGACTCTGAGTTCCGCATCTACGCGCCCAAGTTCCCCAAGCCCCAGACAGAAGGATacttcctcatcatctccaccGCCACACCAGACGGTAAAGACGGCGAACTCCTCGCTCTTAAGCGTGTATCATGGCCGCCCCAGAATGGCTTCGGATCTAGATCCGGAAATGGCCAGGGCGGTAGCAACAATAACAGCAACCGCGACAAGAACAACAATGGACCCTACGTGCGATCGTCCGTCAAGTTTCCCGAACAGTTGTTGGAGGAGTACATGGCTTCTGGGAAGGGTGTTAATGTGAGAGTTATTAGTGACTCGTATCTGGGGATGGAGTGGAGTCTTGATAATGTGGAGGTTAAATTGGATTCTGGGAAGGGGAAGCAAATTGTTGAGGAACCGAGTGTTCCTGAGAAAGCTTAA